A window of Piliocolobus tephrosceles isolate RC106 chromosome 13, ASM277652v3, whole genome shotgun sequence contains these coding sequences:
- the ASCL2 gene encoding achaete-scute homolog 2, with protein MDGGALPRSAPPAPRVPVSCAARRRPASPELLRCSRRRRPATAETGGSAAAVARRNERERNRVKLVNLGFQALRQHVPHGGASKKLSKVETLRSAVEYIRALQRLLAEHDAVRNALAGGLRPLAVRPSAPRGQPGTTAVAASPSRASSSPGRGGSSEPGSPRSAYSSDDSGCEGALSPAERELLDFSSWLGGY; from the coding sequence ATGGACGGCGGCGCACTGCCCAGGTCCGCGCCCCCTGCGCCCCGCGTCCCTGTCAGCTGCGCTGCCCGGCGGAGACCCGCGTCCCCGGAACTGTTGCGCTGCAGCCGGCGGCGGCGACCGGCCACCGCAGAGACCGGGGGCAGCGCAGCGGCCGTAGCGCGGCGCAATGAGCGCGAGCGCAACCGCGTGAAGCTGGTGAACTTGGGCTTCCAGGCGCTGCGGCAGCACGTGCCGCACGGCGGCGCCAGCAAGAAGCTGAGCAAGGTGGAGACGCTGCGCTCGGCCGTGGAGTACATCCGCGCGCTGCAGCGCCTGCTGGCCGAGCACGACGCCGTGCGCAACGCGCTGGCGGGAGGGCTGCGGCCGCTGGCTGTGCGGCCGTCTGCGCCCCGCGGGCAGCCTGGGACCACCGCGGTCGCCGCCTCGCCCTCCCGCGCTTCTTCGTCCCCGGGCCGCGGGGGCAGCTCGGAGCCCGGCTCCCCGCGTTCCGCCTACTCGTCGGACGACAGCGGCTGCGAGGGCGCGCTGAGTCCCGCGGAGCGCGAGCTGCTCGACTTCTCCAGCTGGTTAGGGGGCTACTGA